GGCCCCCGTTTGCGTCGGTGAAAAATGGGGCTATATTGATAAGCAGGGGAGGGCGATTATAAAGCCGCAGTTTGACGATGCCGAACCTTTCTCAGAGAACACTGCCCGAATAAAAATCGGTGACAAGTGGGGTATGATCAATGATTTGGGAGATATTTTCGTCAAGCCTCGATTCGACGAAATAGGGCTCTTCAAGGAAGGAATGGCGTTAGTAGTGCTGAAAGGAAAGGCTGGATTCATTAACACAAAAGGTGAGGTGGTGATAGCTCCCAAATTCAGCTATTTTTCATCATATCCCGAAATGTATATTTTTTCTGAGGGGCTCGCAATTTATTACGACGATAACGGCAAACGAGGGTATATAGATAGTAAAGGTGATGTCAGGATTGACCCCTCCTTCGATGGAGCAAAGAATTTCTCCGAGGGTCTTGCGGCGGTTTCGATTGACGGCAAGTGGGGTTATATCGACAAAACAGGCTCGTTTGTGATACCGCCCCAATTCGGCAACGCCCAGGAATTTTCGGAAGGGCTTGCGCCGGTGATGGAATGGACCGGATATGCGCTAGGCGGTTGGTATTACATCGATAAAACGGGTAAGACTATAATTGATGTCGAAAAGTCCTCGTTCTATAAAGACGATTATGCGACCTGGGCAGAGCCGTTTTCGGGGGGGATCGCATATGTCCAAATTGGAAGTAAGGTTGGGATTATCAAATATCCCTCCCCTTAAACCACAAAGAGGCCAGAAGCGGTCTTGGTCTATGATAATAAACCCGTTCATGTTTTCCGAACGATCGACGAATATGGCACAGCAATCCGTTACAATTGATCACGAAAGGGGGGCAAAGAAAACGCCCCCCTTGCTCGATCGTGCCCTTTTGCTAGATAAGACCGAGCCGCTTTCTTGATTACAGCCCTAGGCCGCTGAAGTTGTACCTACCCGGCATTCGGAACCTCGACACGAAACATTTGCGTAGAGGCCGACGTAAAGACTGGTTCCATTAGTGGGGGCAGATCAGGATATGATAGAATTGATCGTGTTATATAAAGGAAATCACACATAAACAGATTGACTAACGTCGTCGATTGATTATGCACGGCAGATGAAGAGGAGCATGAGATGGATAGATATACCAGGAATTTACTTTTAATCGCAATTATTTTACTGTTCCTGCCGCTTTACTCTCGAGCATCGACTGAGACCATTTGCGCTATTGTGTCTTTGGTTAGTGAGGACGGGAACGAGGGGACGATAATTACTCTCGACCTTGGTTGCAATGACGGCCTGGCGGATGAACAAATGGAATTGGTGAAAAATGACGGCCGGGTGATTGATGATGTCAAGATAGTTGCCCTCAGGACTAACAACACAACAACAGTCGTTACGGAAGACACCAAGACCGAAAAGGCGGTTCCCGGGATTTCGGTTTGTTTTTATTTTGATCTATCAGAAGGAACAAATCCCGATGCAACTAAGACTCTTGAGGATCGTTCCTTCGTGGCAATAATCCCTAAGTTTGATTATGCTTGGGGTTTCCACGAGGGTCTTGCTGCGGTGTTAATAGGTGTCGAATACGGATACATCGACAAGACGGGAAAGTATGTTATAGAGCCCCAGTTTGATTATTCCGATGACTTATCCTTCGAATTCAGCGAGGGTCTGGCTGTGGTGAAAATGGACGGTAAATACGGATACATCAACACAACTGGGAAGCGTGTCATAAACCCAAAGTTCGATTTAGCCTACGAATTCCACGAAGGTCTTGCTCGGGTGTCTATAGATAACAAATGGGGATACATTGATAAGACCGGAAAATATGTCGTCAATCCCCAGTTTGATGATTCTGGGGATTTTGCCCAGGACTTGGCTCCGGTGAAAGTAGGCAGGAGATGGGGGTACATCAACAAGACTGGGGAGTATGTTATCAAACCTCAGTTCGCTTTAGCTTGTGATTTCCACGAGGGTCTGGCTTGCGTATTGA
This genomic interval from Candidatus Zymogenus saltonus contains the following:
- a CDS encoding WG repeat-containing protein, whose translation is MNRKIYRLILCGSVIVCAGLFSFAGGTAKAPTFVIEPKYNFIAPFYEGIAVIKVDKLYGYVREDGTVLVDPKYVSVGDFDSGRAPVKVDGKWGFIDNKGVPVIKPIYDEVKTFSEGFAEVKSEEAWMFIDVSGEFIFGHTFNETRKFSEGKAPVCVGEKWGYIDKQGRAIIKPQFDDAEPFSENTARIKIGDKWGMINDLGDIFVKPRFDEIGLFKEGMALVVLKGKAGFINTKGEVVIAPKFSYFSSYPEMYIFSEGLAIYYDDNGKRGYIDSKGDVRIDPSFDGAKNFSEGLAAVSIDGKWGYIDKTGSFVIPPQFGNAQEFSEGLAPVMEWTGYALGGWYYIDKTGKTIIDVEKSSFYKDDYATWAEPFSGGIAYVQIGSKVGIIKYPSP
- a CDS encoding WG repeat-containing protein — its product is MDRYTRNLLLIAIILLFLPLYSRASTETICAIVSLVSEDGNEGTIITLDLGCNDGLADEQMELVKNDGRVIDDVKIVALRTNNTTTVVTEDTKTEKAVPGISVCFYFDLSEGTNPDATKTLEDRSFVAIIPKFDYAWGFHEGLAAVLIGVEYGYIDKTGKYVIEPQFDYSDDLSFEFSEGLAVVKMDGKYGYINTTGKRVINPKFDLAYEFHEGLARVSIDNKWGYIDKTGKYVVNPQFDDSGDFAQDLAPVKVGRRWGYINKTGEYVIKPQFALACDFHEGLACVLIDSKYGYIDKTGKHVIEPQFDDAFEFSEGLARVKIFRTEDMIPDNKYGYIDKTGKYVIEPQFDFAWHFREGLAWVKMGGIIEGKWCYIDKTGKYVINPKFDLAYEFHEGLARVSIDNKWGYIDKTGKYVVNPQFDDSGDFAQGLAPVKIGGKWGYIKILQGR